The DNA sequence aattaagttagtatccagagggtccactgtattaaaCAACCCACAGGAGCAAGGCCCAACAGTACATCTCAAAGTGAGAGGACAACAGCTCAGGCTTTGTGAGTGGGAGGCCCCAGAAGGCagaggggccttctcggtagtgaggCCCgcaacctgtggaacgccctcccaacagaagtcaaggaaataaacaactatctgacttttagaagacctctgaaggcagccctgtttagggaagttttttatgtttgatgttgtaatgtgtttttaatatccccagagtggctggggaggcccagctagatgggcggggtataagtaatgaattatttatttattattattattattattattaatcttgaGCATCCCCATTAGAAAGGATTTCAAGGAGCAGTGCCAGgatttgattcctgcattgcaaggggttgaattagatgaccctgggggaggggggtttcccttccaactctacaattctttggttTTAGGAAAAGCCTCTTCTTGAGGTATGTTAGGCAGTACTGTGCCATCATGGGACAAAGGCAACCTTGTTCATATGTTTGCAAAGGTTCCTATAATTGTGTTCTAACAGACAAACGGGATacaaataaagaataataattttcacccagttcataacaacaacaacaatttatttctacccctcccatatggctgggtttccccagccactctgggtgattTCCAatagaaggttaaaaatacattaaaacatcagtcattaaaaacttccctaaacatgctCACTGGTGATTCTGGCCAACGTACCACACTAAGCACTCTATGTGGGATGCTTCTGAGCTGCCACAGAAAAAATAAAGGTGGACAAAAATTAAGGGGGCTACCCATCCCCACCCACCCGCAAATATGCTGATTGCAGAAATGGTAATAAACTAACCGTTTCAGAGTTCCTTCTGGTATTTTCTTCTACAGAGCCTAGAGAATGAGACAAAGATCAAATTataaatatttagaaatatatttaatGTACCTATATAAGGCAGTGGACCCCCcggtttttcaaaagccaagccatggacacCCTACTTTTGATAATGTTGATATCTCCATGGTAGTTTttattatgtgaatggtgccGCAGACCCACCAGGTGAGTTACACTCCAGCAATTGGGAAATCTGATTTGTAAGAAATCTGATTTCTCCTTACCCCGAGTGGCCGTGATGTCATGGGACGGTTTCTGGCGTCTCTCATTTAGTTCTTGAACAGGAAACGGCAAATTTCCAGAAGTCATAATACCTGCAAGGATAGGATCTGCTGTGTTTCTGCACAAGTTTCATGTGATGCCAAGATTTGGGATGTGTATGCATGCACTCCAAGCAATTGCTCTGTCATTATGGGCTCGATGCTTTTGGGATGCATTCACACTGCAAGAGTCGTAGGCCAACCACAGTGCAATTAAACCTTTTAGCCCATTAATGATTAAACTGGTATAAAGTTTCATATGAGCAAAGCAATACAAGAAGCCAACTTTCTTCACTTGTAAACACTGCACAGATATGGCATAGCAGCAAGAATCATCTAGGGCAGGGGGTGggaaacctggtgccctgcagatgttgatcaactacaactcccatcttccatgaCTGTGGGCtgtgctagctggagctgatgggagctggagtctcaGGTGAGCCAGCCTTGCTTTAGAATAACCCCCTGGTCCCAGCACCATAGTGTAACTGAGCAAAAGGATGCTTAATGGAAATAACAGGATTTTCTTCTCCTCTCTAGTCCCATCTTCATTCTCCTTCTGACATTTCCGTGCATCTGTTTTAAACTGCAACCCCCGTCGCATAGTAACCTGTCAAGCCTGTTCTTCATAAAGCATAATGCTTTATGTTCTACAATAGCTTCCCATCCTAGCCAAATAAGATGGATGTATAAGCATGCTCAAAATAATATCACGGTTtgtagaaggaaaaaaaaacctgaaatataacaacaaaaacatgcaAGCAAggtgccagccatgccctttcccaAAAAACTCCATTCCATTTACCCTGCCTCTCCTGGTTCCCTGCCCccatggtatacagtggtacctcgggttacagacgcttcaggttacagacgcttcaggttacagacgcttcaggttacagactccgctaacccagaaatagtacctcaggttaagaactttgcttcagcatgataacagaaatcgtgctctggcggcgcagtgacagcgggaggccctgttagctaaagtggtgcttctggttaagaacagtttcaggttaataacggacctccagaattaattaagttcttaaccactgTATCTGCATTGACTGTTTTAAGTGTGTGAAgagtgcaagaaaaggagggtATATGGCATGGAGTGTCTTGGGAAAACGTATGGCTGGTTGTTAGCTTGAACAGGAATGCTCTACACGCAACCCTGGGTTGCAGTATTAACAACAAATGGCCACTGTTTGTTTTTCACCCTGATTTCTATAGATATAGTTTCAGGACCATGGAGGCATGCTAAAATGAGGTTATAAAATCCCCAACTGAAACAAGATCAGAGAAGAAATCATACGTGGATCCCTTGGTTCAGAATGTGGATGGATTTCAACTGGCTTTAGATCAGCTGGGTGCAACTGTAGCTGGTCACCTCCTGCGCTCAGCAAAGCGGCCAGGTCATTCTGTCCAGTTTCTTGGAGACACCAGATGAAAGCAGGGAACGCTCGCTTCCCACGAGTCTGCAGGTCAATAACCAGCTGCCTAGCCTGGTCTCGGCGTGTACCTGCTTTCTGAAGACAAATGAAGGTTATTCCTCCTGGAATTTGTAAACAAAAAACTTCACAAACAGTGCGACCATACTGGAGAAGAAGAAAACGGAGGACAGAGGGCTAGGCTACAATACTGAAATCTAGAGCAGCCTTACAGACAGCAACCAGTCAGCAAGCTAGGCCTTTATTGGGCCCGGTGTTGTTCAACAACTTTATAAATGATTTGTATGAGACAATTGAGGTACGGCTCATCACAATTGAAGATGACACCAAACCGGGAGGGGTAGATAGTCCCACAGAAGGTAGAATCGGGATTCAACATGACCTTAGCAGATTAGAGAACTGAGCCAAACCTAACACAACAAATTGCAATAGGGACAAGTGTACGGTTCTACAGTTAGGCAGGAATAATCAAACGcaaaaatataagatgggggacacctgccCTGACATATGAAATAGATTGAGagatcttagtagaccacaagcttgacatgatttaacagtgtgatgcagcagcaccttcacccaacccccaccccatcttgctggactacatatcccattatccctggagtccgagtccaacaacacctggagagccacaactTCCTCATCCC is a window from the Lacerta agilis isolate rLacAgi1 chromosome 8, rLacAgi1.pri, whole genome shotgun sequence genome containing:
- the LOC117050719 gene encoding caspase-9-like, with the protein product MEEDHRQSLRRARLRLVKELQVEPLWELLLHQEIFTPDMIEEIQKAGTRRDQARQLVIDLQTRGKRAFPAFIWCLQETGQNDLAALLSAGGDQLQLHPADLKPVEIHPHSEPRDPRMISSLILFQLGIL